From Medicago truncatula cultivar Jemalong A17 chromosome 7, MtrunA17r5.0-ANR, whole genome shotgun sequence, a single genomic window includes:
- the LOC11431301 gene encoding NF-kappa-B-activating protein: MAASSSSLSSDSSSHRRKRHHRSRRDRDNKDSLKIRKKSKSHSHAKRRRKHHRYSSDSDFYSSSSLSDSSRSESSSNSEHETSHRSKKHKKSDKPKKNKEKERSKSHRHKRHKHSLKEKPNGERSSSPVQLSKFLGRNKDDGVRRSAVSGKKILLKLDKTKEDKEAESKRNELLNFLNASFD; the protein is encoded by the exons ATGGCGGCCTCATCGTCCTCTCTCTCTTCTGATTCTTCCTCTCACCGTCGCAAGCGCCACCACCGCAGCCGCCGAGACCGCGACAACAAGGACTCCCTTAAGATCCGAAAGAAATCTAAGTCTCACTCTCACGCAAAACGACGTCGCAAGCATCACCGCTACTCCTCCGATTCcgatttttattcttcttcctcCCTCTCTGATTCATCCAG AAGTGAGAGTTCTTCTAATAGTGAGCATGAAACATCTCATCGGTCAAAGAAGCATAAAAAGAGTGATAAACCAAAGAAG AATAAGGAAAAGGAGCGAAGTAAAAGTCATCGCCATAAGCGGCACAAGCACAGCCTAAAAGAG AAGCCGAATGGTGAAAGGAGCAGCAGCCCTGTGCAGCTTTCCaag TTTTTAGGGCGCAACAAAGATGATGGTGTCCGTCGCAGTGCCGTATCGGGCAAGAAG ATTCTTCTCAAACTTGATAAAACAAAGGAAGATAAGGAGGCAGAGAGCAAGAGAAATGAACTGCTGAACTTTTTAAATGCTAGTTTTGATTAG
- the LOC25499666 gene encoding epoxide hydrolase A, giving the protein MEGIEHRRVEVNGIKMHIAEKGKEGPVVLFLHGFPELWYSWRHQIAALGSLGYRAVAPDLRGYGDTEAPSSISSYTGFHIVGDLVALIDLLGVDQVFLVAHDWGAIIGWYLCMFRPERIKAYVCLSVPFTRRNPKIRTVDGMRAAYGDDYYISRFQEPGKMEAQMAEVGTAYVMKSTLTTRKTGPPIFPKGEFGTGFNPDTPDKLPSWLTEDDLAYFVSKFEKTGFVGGLNYYRNLNLNWELMAPWNGVKIKVPVKFITGDLDIVYTSPKVKEYIHGGGFKEDVPNLEEVIVQKGVAHFNNQEAAEEISNHIYEFIKKF; this is encoded by the exons ATGGAAGGAATAGAGCACAGAAGAGTGGAAGTGAATGGAATCAAAATGCATATTGCTGAGAAAGGTAAAGAAGGACCTGTTGTTTTGTTCCTTCACGGCTTTCCTGAACTCTGGTACTCTTGGCGCCACCAGATTGCGGCTCTCGGCTCTCTCGGCTACCGCGCCGTAGCTCCGGATCTACGTGGCTATGGTGACACTGAGGCTCCATCTTCAATAAGCAGCTACACAGGTTTTCACATTGTAGGTGATCTGGTTGCACTTATAGATTTGCTTGGCGTTGATCAAGTGTTTCTTGTAGCTCATGATTGGGGTGCCATCATTGGTTGGTACCTTTGCATGTTTCGCCCTGAAAGAATCAAAGCCTATGTTTGTCTCAGTGTTCCATTTACGCGTAGAAACCCTAAAATCAGAACTGTTGATGGCATGCGTGCTGCTTATGGAGATGATTATTATATCTCTAGATTTCAG GAACCGGGCAAAATGGAAGCTCAGATGGCTGAAGTTGGCACTGCATATGTGATGAAAAGTACCCTCACAACTCGGAAAACTGGTCCTCCAATATTTCCCAAGGGAGAGTTTGGAACTGGATTCAACCCGGACACCCCTGACAAATTGCCTTCTTGGCTCACAGAAGATGATCTTGCTTATTTTGTTTCCAAATTTGAGAAAACGGGCTTTGTTGGAGGATTGAACTACTATAGAAACTTGAACTT AAATTGGGAGCTGATGGCACCATGGAATGGAGTGAAAATCAAGGTGCCTGTGAAATTCATTACAGGTGACTTAGACATTGTATACACCTCACCAAAGGTGAAGGAGTATATCCATGGTGGAGGATTCAAGGAAGATGTGCCGAATTTGGAAGAAGTGATTGTCCAAAAAGGAGTGGCTCACTTCAACAATCAAGAAGCAGCAGAGGAAATCAGTAATCACATTTATGAATTCATCAAGAAGTTCTGA